From Gloeocapsa sp. DLM2.Bin57, the proteins below share one genomic window:
- a CDS encoding DNA-directed RNA polymerase subunit gamma has protein sequence MKQRQERRFDYVKIGLASPERIRQWGERTLPNGIVVGEVTTPETINYRTLKPEMDGLFCEKIFGPSKDWECWCGKYKRVRHKGIVCERCGVEVTESRVRRHRMGYIKLAAPVTHVWYLKGIPSYLSILLDMPLRDVEQIVYFNSYVVLDPGNADNLTAKQLLTEDQWQEIEEQIYAEDSTLEGIEVGIGAEAIQQLLAEIDLESEAEKLREEIIDSKGQKKAKLIKRLRVIDNFIATGSLPEWMVLSVIPVIPPDLRPMVQLDGGRFATSDLNDLYRRVINRNNRLARLQEILAPEIIVRNEKRMLQESVDALIDNGRRGRTVVGANNRPLKSLSDIIEGKQGRFRQNLLGKRVDYSGRSVIVVGPKLKIYQCGLPREMAIELFQPFVIHRLIRLNEVNNIKAAKKMIQRNDPKIWTVLEQVITGHPVLLNRAPTLHRLGIQAFEPILVNGRAIQLHPLVCPPFNADFDGDQMAVHVPLSLESQAEARLLMMACHNILSPATGRPIIAPSQDMVLGCYYLTAENPKAVKGEGRYFANLEDGIKAYEQGVLDLHTYIWVRYDDEVQTDKPDNEVLQTETLEDGTVWKHYRLRKVRETADGETIAQYIKTTPGRIIYNKTILDALVF, from the coding sequence ATGAAGCAACGACAAGAAAGACGATTTGACTACGTTAAAATAGGATTAGCCTCCCCAGAAAGGATCAGACAGTGGGGAGAAAGAACATTACCCAATGGGATTGTAGTAGGTGAGGTCACTACTCCAGAAACGATTAACTATCGTACCCTTAAACCAGAAATGGATGGGTTATTCTGTGAGAAAATTTTTGGACCATCCAAAGATTGGGAGTGCTGGTGTGGTAAATATAAGCGGGTAAGACACAAAGGGATTGTGTGTGAACGCTGTGGAGTAGAGGTAACCGAATCGCGGGTACGTCGTCATCGTATGGGCTATATAAAACTAGCTGCTCCTGTGACTCACGTCTGGTATCTCAAAGGGATTCCTAGTTATCTAAGTATCTTACTAGATATGCCACTCAGGGATGTAGAGCAGATAGTTTATTTCAACTCTTATGTAGTTTTAGATCCTGGTAATGCTGATAATTTAACGGCTAAACAATTATTGACAGAGGATCAATGGCAAGAAATTGAAGAGCAAATTTATGCTGAAGATTCTACTCTAGAAGGTATAGAGGTTGGTATTGGAGCAGAAGCGATACAACAATTATTAGCAGAAATTGATCTAGAGTCAGAAGCAGAAAAACTGCGGGAAGAAATTATTGATAGTAAAGGTCAGAAAAAAGCAAAATTAATTAAAAGACTCAGGGTAATTGATAATTTTATCGCTACTGGTTCTTTACCTGAATGGATGGTACTATCAGTGATTCCTGTGATTCCTCCTGATTTGCGTCCCATGGTACAACTCGATGGTGGACGTTTTGCTACTTCTGATTTAAATGATCTCTATCGTCGGGTAATTAATCGTAATAACCGTTTAGCTCGTCTCCAAGAAATTCTTGCTCCTGAAATTATCGTCCGTAATGAAAAACGGATGCTTCAAGAGTCTGTAGATGCGTTAATCGATAACGGAAGAAGGGGAAGAACCGTTGTTGGGGCTAATAATCGTCCTCTGAAATCTCTCTCAGATATTATCGAGGGTAAACAAGGTCGTTTCCGTCAAAACCTCTTAGGTAAAAGGGTTGACTATTCGGGACGTTCGGTTATCGTAGTAGGTCCTAAACTGAAAATCTATCAGTGTGGTTTACCTAGAGAGATGGCGATCGAGTTATTCCAACCTTTTGTCATTCATCGTCTAATTCGCTTGAATGAGGTTAATAACATCAAAGCGGCGAAAAAGATGATTCAACGCAATGATCCTAAAATTTGGACGGTTTTAGAGCAGGTAATTACTGGTCACCCTGTTTTACTCAATCGTGCTCCTACTCTACACCGTTTAGGTATCCAAGCTTTTGAACCTATTTTAGTAAATGGTCGTGCGATTCAGCTACACCCTCTAGTCTGTCCACCTTTTAACGCGGATTTTGACGGTGACCAAATGGCGGTACACGTACCCCTATCTCTAGAATCTCAAGCAGAAGCGCGTCTGTTGATGATGGCTTGTCATAACATTCTTTCTCCTGCAACGGGACGTCCGATTATTGCTCCTTCTCAAGATATGGTCTTGGGTTGTTATTATTTAACCGCGGAAAATCCTAAAGCCGTTAAGGGTGAAGGTCGCTATTTTGCTAATCTTGAAGATGGGATTAAAGCCTATGAACAGGGGGTTTTAGATTTACATACCTACATCTGGGTAAGATATGACGACGAGGTGCAAACTGATAAGCCTGATAATGAAGTACTCCAAACGGAAACTCTAGAAGATGGAACGGTTTGGAAACATTACCGTTTACGTAAGGTTAGGGAAACTGCTGACGGGGAGACGATCGCTCAGTATATCAAGACTACCCCAGGTCGGATTATCTATAATAAAACTATCTTGGATGCTCTTGTTTTCTAG
- a CDS encoding mechanosensitive ion channel family protein, translating to MFNRIVSFILTIVITFTLVLSLHNSTQAQILPVNPGNGNNQEKVSSLPWWSLNRSFVCGRFWCSNIYIYNVNNFSPELTLAVPFTRDESTLQAQLEVESRSQLVQKTFSQVLSNLLQSQSRRDLIIPESNWRFWLPNFPKPEHPFTPQVEIGLQNNQTVIFVPTQPELSLTQQDLVTVTDIDARANGKSIEELASVWRNNLRYSMSQRLWGYTFNANYPGIRLVMLLAIAVVAILIICLITYLKSILKNWEKILKKEQDKLTNFLTKNYENLQQKTSELMVYNTPDVLFKKQSKIIQTRNIIQLFLRILFWIQFSILLLSLSLMTIVFADSRFFYRLFLGQAIFLPALWALISLGDKALAMIIQYYLNQWAMIAQKYNPLSNRYTLRVKTYSRALKSATGFLLNFLGLYLTTIFLGIDLSFYASAGAVAVVLAFLSRNLIESMLSGALILWYDSYAVGDIIEIEGNTGVVEDINLYATSLRNLSGELIVIPNRSINILINKTKDWSRVDFTIEINYDADSEKAMAILEQVAEELRQEPQWRERILESPEILGVDGLSHQGIIIRLLIKTAPKEQWNVEREFRLRVKQAFDEANINVGVPQYKIVQNIAKEMGKRE from the coding sequence ATGTTTAATCGCATTGTAAGTTTTATTCTCACTATCGTAATTACCTTTACTCTAGTTTTAAGTTTACATAACTCAACTCAAGCACAAATACTACCAGTCAACCCAGGAAATGGCAATAATCAAGAGAAAGTATCTAGTTTACCTTGGTGGAGTTTGAATCGTTCTTTTGTTTGTGGTAGATTTTGGTGTAGCAATATTTATATATATAATGTTAATAATTTTAGTCCAGAATTAACCCTCGCTGTACCTTTTACTAGAGATGAATCTACCTTACAAGCACAACTAGAGGTTGAATCTAGATCTCAATTGGTGCAAAAGACTTTTAGTCAAGTTTTGTCTAATCTACTTCAATCACAGTCTCGTCGTGACCTGATTATACCTGAAAGCAACTGGCGATTTTGGTTACCTAATTTCCCTAAACCTGAACATCCTTTCACACCTCAAGTCGAAATAGGATTACAGAATAATCAAACAGTTATTTTTGTCCCCACACAACCAGAATTAAGTCTCACTCAACAAGATTTAGTTACCGTTACAGACATAGACGCTCGCGCTAATGGTAAATCTATCGAAGAATTAGCCTCTGTTTGGCGTAATAATCTCCGCTATTCTATGAGTCAAAGACTATGGGGATATACCTTTAATGCTAATTATCCTGGAATACGTCTAGTTATGCTTTTGGCGATCGCTGTTGTCGCTATTTTAATCATTTGCTTAATTACTTATCTCAAAAGTATCCTCAAAAATTGGGAGAAAATTCTCAAAAAAGAGCAAGATAAATTAACCAACTTTTTAACTAAAAATTATGAAAATCTGCAACAAAAAACTTCAGAATTGATGGTCTATAATACTCCTGATGTTTTATTTAAAAAACAAAGTAAAATTATCCAAACCAGAAATATTATTCAATTATTTTTAAGGATTTTATTTTGGATACAATTTAGTATCTTATTATTGAGTTTATCCTTGATGACTATCGTTTTTGCTGACTCGAGATTTTTCTATAGATTATTCCTAGGACAAGCGATATTTCTACCAGCTTTATGGGCGTTAATTAGCTTAGGAGATAAAGCCTTGGCTATGATTATTCAATATTATTTAAATCAATGGGCTATGATAGCTCAAAAATATAACCCTCTGTCTAATCGTTATACTCTCAGAGTTAAAACCTATTCTAGAGCCTTAAAAAGTGCTACTGGATTTTTATTGAATTTCTTAGGACTTTATCTAACTACAATATTTTTAGGTATAGATTTAAGCTTCTATGCTAGCGCAGGTGCAGTAGCAGTAGTATTAGCTTTTCTTTCTCGGAACTTAATCGAAAGTATGCTCAGTGGAGCATTAATTTTATGGTATGATTCTTACGCAGTAGGCGATATTATCGAGATAGAAGGCAACACAGGAGTTGTCGAAGACATTAATCTATACGCTACCTCTTTAAGAAATTTAAGTGGCGAATTAATTGTTATTCCTAATCGCAGTATTAATATTTTAATAAACAAAACCAAAGATTGGTCAAGAGTTGACTTTACTATTGAAATTAATTATGATGCAGACAGTGAAAAAGCTATGGCGATTTTAGAACAAGTCGCCGAAGAATTGCGCCAAGAACCACAATGGCGTGAGCGAATATTAGAGTCTCCTGAAATCTTAGGTGTTGATGGTCTTTCTCATCAAGGAATAATCATTAGGTTATTAATTAAAACCGCTCCCAAAGAACAATGGAACGTAGAAAGAGAATTTCGTTTACGGGTTAAACAAGCTTTTGATGAGGCTAATATTAATGTCGGTGTTCCCCAATATAAAATAGTCCAAAATATTGCTAAGGAAATGGGGAAGAGGGAATAA
- a CDS encoding PEP-CTERM sorting domain-containing protein, which translates to MNKKTWLNSLILGCLISASANVAQAATLTATPTPTNDFFSSFTIEFDDANNNGILDSNEISLPLGQPDFSGVTTTSSIFYTQVTEIANITGITQGFSFDVWVFPNPNGIGSSVQQASLWNYEITGDNIIPEPLTILGTGLVAGFLPLLKRQKKS; encoded by the coding sequence ATGAATAAAAAGACTTGGCTCAATAGCTTGATTCTCGGTTGTTTGATTTCGGCTAGCGCCAATGTAGCTCAAGCAGCGACTTTAACTGCTACTCCCACTCCTACTAATGATTTCTTTTCTTCTTTTACAATAGAATTTGATGACGCAAACAATAACGGGATTCTTGATAGCAATGAAATATCATTACCTTTAGGACAGCCCGATTTTAGTGGTGTGACTACTACTAGTTCGATCTTTTACACTCAGGTAACTGAAATTGCTAATATAACAGGAATAACGCAAGGATTTAGTTTCGATGTCTGGGTTTTTCCAAACCCTAATGGTATTGGTTCGTCTGTTCAACAGGCAAGCTTGTGGAATTACGAAATAACAGGTGATAATATTATACCCGAACCGTTAACTATTCTTGGTACTGGTTTAGTAGCAGGATTTTTACCTTTGTTAAAGAGACAAAAAAAATCATAA
- a CDS encoding DUF87 domain-containing protein: MEKALGTVIQGSLSQGLEVRLNPDISVEDMRVGKFLVVQGVRSRFFCLLTDVCLGTSNPRINANPPSPNDTLLQQILAGSGTYGTIELSPMLMLTLQDQTDKSFQQKTPTDTSLASFTPHTNTNLQLMPVKTIPSHFSQVYDASEQDFRLVFGWEDDPIHCNFAIGQPLDMDVPVCLDLERFVERSNGVFGKSGTGKSFLTRLLISGIIRKQAAVNLMFDMHSEYGWEAINEGKQFSTVKGLRQLFPGEVEIYTLDPDSTKRRGVKDAQELFLSLDQIEIEDIRLVGYELGISEASLDNANILEAEFGKSWINQLLNMTNEDIQMFCLEKQGHKGSIMALQRKLTRLTNLKYLRSVCPHNYIKRILESLDAGKHVVIEFGSQSNMLSYMLATNMITRRIHKAYVEKAEKFLQSKKVSDRPRQLVITIEEAHRFLDSSIVHQTIFGTIAREMRKYFVTLLIVDQRPSGIDNEVMSQVGTRITCLLNDDKDIDAIFTGVSGGQNLRSVLAKLDSKQQALILGHAVPMPVVVRTRPYDQQFYSEIGEVAWQELSDQEVFVAAQNALNDLEF; the protein is encoded by the coding sequence ATGGAAAAAGCCCTAGGTACAGTTATACAAGGTTCATTAAGTCAAGGTTTAGAAGTAAGATTAAATCCCGATATATCTGTAGAAGATATGCGAGTTGGTAAATTTTTAGTAGTTCAAGGGGTACGTTCTCGCTTTTTTTGTCTTCTTACTGATGTTTGTTTGGGTACATCTAATCCTCGTATTAACGCTAATCCACCTAGTCCTAATGATACCTTGTTACAACAAATTTTAGCAGGGAGTGGCACTTATGGCACGATCGAACTCTCCCCGATGTTAATGTTAACCCTTCAAGATCAAACAGACAAATCATTTCAGCAGAAAACACCAACAGATACTAGTTTAGCTTCTTTTACTCCTCACACCAATACTAATCTACAATTAATGCCAGTTAAAACGATTCCTAGTCATTTTAGTCAAGTTTATGACGCTAGTGAACAAGATTTTCGCCTCGTTTTTGGTTGGGAAGATGATCCGATTCATTGTAACTTTGCTATTGGTCAACCTTTAGATATGGATGTTCCCGTCTGTCTAGACTTAGAACGCTTTGTCGAACGTAGTAATGGTGTATTTGGTAAATCAGGTACGGGTAAATCTTTTTTGACTCGCTTATTGATTTCGGGAATTATTCGTAAACAAGCAGCAGTAAATCTGATGTTTGATATGCACTCAGAATACGGTTGGGAAGCAATTAACGAAGGTAAACAATTTAGTACAGTAAAAGGATTGCGTCAACTATTTCCAGGAGAAGTAGAAATCTATACCCTAGATCCTGATTCTACTAAACGTCGTGGGGTAAAAGATGCACAAGAATTATTTCTCAGTTTGGATCAAATTGAAATCGAAGATATTCGTTTAGTTGGTTATGAGTTGGGAATATCTGAAGCGAGTTTAGATAACGCTAATATCCTCGAGGCCGAATTTGGCAAATCCTGGATTAATCAATTATTGAATATGACTAATGAAGATATCCAGATGTTTTGTCTAGAAAAGCAAGGTCATAAAGGCTCTATAATGGCTTTGCAGCGTAAGTTAACTCGTCTGACTAATCTTAAATATCTGCGTTCCGTTTGTCCCCACAATTATATTAAACGTATCCTAGAGTCTCTCGACGCGGGTAAACACGTGGTTATCGAATTCGGATCTCAGTCTAATATGTTATCCTATATGTTAGCAACTAACATGATCACGCGTAGGATTCATAAAGCTTATGTCGAAAAAGCTGAAAAATTCCTACAGTCCAAAAAAGTAAGCGATCGCCCTAGACAATTGGTGATTACTATCGAAGAAGCCCACCGCTTTTTAGACTCTAGTATTGTACATCAAACTATCTTCGGGACGATCGCCCGAGAAATGCGCAAATATTTTGTTACCCTGCTAATTGTCGATCAACGCCCTTCAGGTATCGATAATGAAGTCATGTCTCAAGTTGGTACGCGTATAACCTGTTTACTTAACGATGATAAAGACATTGACGCTATCTTTACAGGTGTCTCTGGTGGTCAAAATCTGCGTTCTGTTTTAGCTAAACTAGACTCTAAACAACAAGCCTTAATCTTAGGTCACGCTGTACCTATGCCAGTAGTTGTCAGAACTAGACCCTATGATCAACAATTTTACAGCGAAATTGGCGAAGTAGCATGGCAAGAACTATCTGATCAAGAAGTTTTTGTAGCTGCTCAAAATGCTCTCAATGACTTAGAGTTTTAG
- a CDS encoding RNA polymerase sigma factor, RpoD/SigA family, with amino-acid sequence MPTAKDTTTTNKPLFSADMVRTYLHEIGRVPLLTPEQEINYGKQVQKMMSLLEIKQELQKKQAREISLEEWAEKAQMEVKELEKALEKGERAKRKMIEANLRLVVAIAKKYQKRNMEFLDLIQEGSLGLERGVEKFDPTKGFKFSTYAYWWIRQAITRAIAQQGRTIRLPIHITEKLNKIKRTQRELSQRLGRNPTPSEIAEELELEPSQIREYLSVARQPISLDVRVGDNQDTELSELLEDQSASPDQFITQELLRQDLRDLLDELTPQQKAVISLRFGLEDGKELSLAKIGKKLELSRERVRQLEHQALAHLRKRRENIQEYIVAS; translated from the coding sequence ATGCCCACTGCCAAAGACACAACAACCACAAATAAACCATTATTCTCGGCAGATATGGTTCGTACTTATCTCCACGAGATTGGTAGAGTACCCTTGCTTACCCCAGAACAAGAGATAAACTATGGGAAGCAAGTGCAAAAAATGATGAGTTTATTAGAAATAAAACAAGAACTCCAGAAAAAACAAGCTAGAGAAATAAGCTTAGAAGAATGGGCAGAAAAAGCCCAAATGGAAGTAAAAGAGCTAGAAAAAGCTCTCGAAAAAGGAGAAAGAGCTAAGCGTAAGATGATTGAAGCCAATCTACGCCTAGTGGTAGCGATCGCCAAGAAATACCAAAAACGAAACATGGAATTTTTAGATCTAATCCAAGAAGGAAGTCTCGGGTTAGAAAGAGGAGTAGAGAAATTTGATCCCACCAAAGGGTTTAAATTTTCCACCTACGCTTACTGGTGGATACGTCAAGCGATTACCAGAGCGATCGCCCAACAAGGTCGTACGATTCGACTACCAATTCATATTACCGAAAAACTCAATAAAATCAAGCGAACTCAACGAGAATTATCACAAAGATTAGGACGCAATCCTACTCCAAGTGAAATCGCCGAGGAATTAGAACTAGAGCCTTCCCAAATTCGGGAATACTTAAGTGTAGCTCGTCAACCCATTTCTCTAGACGTAAGAGTAGGAGACAATCAAGATACCGAACTATCGGAATTATTAGAAGATCAAAGCGCATCTCCAGATCAATTTATCACCCAAGAGTTATTACGCCAAGACTTAAGGGATTTGCTAGACGAACTAACCCCCCAACAAAAAGCCGTAATTAGTTTGCGCTTCGGGTTAGAAGACGGTAAAGAATTATCCTTAGCCAAAATTGGTAAAAAACTCGAACTCAGTCGCGAGAGAGTGCGCCAACTAGAGCATCAAGCCCTAGCTCATCTACGAAAACGTCGTGAGAATATACAAGAATACATAGTAGCTAGTTAG
- a CDS encoding AAA family ATPase has protein sequence MSEKMPLEQIPITDDLDKLLEILPNVIAENLKQHPQKNELVEVVMDLGRLPEARFPRGSIDLSNQPITKEDLAQSIAKVGYFSGDNRAGIERTLHRISAMRNRSGEIIGLTCRIGRAIFGTIAMIRELVESEKSILLLGRPGVGKTTALREIARVLADDLHKRVVIIDTSNEIAGDGDIPHPAIGRARRMQVSRPELQHQVMIEAVENHTPEVIIIDEIGTELEALAARTIAERGVQLVGTAHGNRLENLIKNPTLSDLVGGIQTVTLGDDEARRRNSQKTVLERKAPPTFAIAIEMIEKQRWVVHQDVAQTVDALLRGYSIPVEVRTVDSFGEIQISQETPREPTEITPVQTNLRAIPLKPTGWRASGRMIPLPNQNEQNFDTLIEQSWQQKEPETDKIRVPGPSGEDWPIYLYPYGIARSQLEQIIDILNLPIVLTKDFESADAVLALRSQIKNNNKLRQMAKSFQIPIYGVKSNSIPQISYGLKQLLNQDDSPTAETIELSILAQGGNDDEIEALEEARLAVEQIVIPRKQAVELLPRSAKVRKMQHELVEHYRLQSDSLGEEPNRRLRIYPA, from the coding sequence ATGTCAGAAAAAATGCCCTTGGAGCAGATACCAATTACAGACGATTTAGACAAATTATTAGAAATATTACCTAATGTAATAGCAGAAAACCTTAAACAACACCCTCAAAAAAATGAACTAGTAGAAGTAGTCATGGACTTAGGAAGACTACCAGAAGCTCGTTTTCCAAGAGGGAGTATCGATCTTAGCAATCAACCCATAACCAAAGAAGACTTAGCACAATCAATAGCCAAAGTAGGTTATTTTAGTGGCGATAATCGAGCAGGAATCGAAAGAACCTTACATCGAATTAGCGCCATGCGCAACCGCAGTGGCGAAATAATCGGTTTAACTTGTCGAATTGGGCGTGCTATTTTCGGGACGATCGCCATGATTCGGGAATTAGTAGAAAGTGAAAAATCAATCCTCTTATTAGGACGTCCTGGAGTAGGTAAAACTACAGCTCTCAGAGAAATAGCCCGAGTCTTAGCCGATGACTTACACAAAAGAGTAGTAATTATCGACACATCCAACGAAATAGCAGGAGATGGAGATATACCCCATCCCGCCATCGGTCGCGCTCGTCGTATGCAGGTATCACGACCAGAACTACAGCATCAAGTCATGATTGAAGCAGTAGAAAACCATACACCAGAAGTAATCATTATCGACGAAATTGGGACAGAATTAGAAGCCCTAGCCGCTCGCACCATCGCTGAAAGAGGAGTACAATTAGTAGGAACAGCTCACGGTAACCGTTTAGAAAATTTAATCAAAAACCCCACCCTATCAGACTTAGTAGGAGGGATTCAAACAGTTACCCTAGGAGATGATGAAGCCCGACGCCGTAACTCACAGAAAACCGTTTTAGAGCGTAAAGCTCCCCCAACCTTCGCGATCGCCATAGAAATGATCGAAAAACAACGCTGGGTAGTACATCAAGACGTAGCCCAAACCGTAGATGCCTTATTAAGAGGTTATTCTATCCCTGTAGAAGTGAGAACAGTTGACTCATTCGGAGAGATCCAAATCAGTCAAGAAACACCGCGGGAACCTACAGAAATCACTCCTGTGCAAACCAACTTAAGAGCAATCCCCCTAAAACCCACAGGGTGGAGAGCATCAGGGCGAATGATACCCCTTCCTAACCAGAATGAGCAAAACTTCGATACTTTGATTGAACAATCCTGGCAACAAAAAGAACCAGAAACAGATAAAATACGTGTACCAGGACCTAGTGGTGAAGATTGGCCCATTTATCTCTATCCCTATGGGATCGCTCGTTCTCAACTAGAGCAAATCATTGATATACTCAACCTACCCATAGTTTTAACTAAAGACTTTGAAAGCGCAGACGCCGTTTTAGCCTTGCGTTCCCAGATTAAAAATAACAATAAACTGCGTCAGATGGCAAAAAGTTTTCAAATACCTATCTATGGGGTTAAATCTAACAGTATTCCTCAAATTAGTTACGGTTTAAAACAACTACTTAATCAAGACGACTCACCAACAGCAGAAACCATAGAGCTGAGTATCCTTGCTCAAGGAGGGAATGACGACGAAATCGAAGCACTAGAAGAAGCTAGATTAGCTGTAGAACAGATTGTAATTCCACGTAAGCAAGCGGTAGAATTACTGCCACGTTCAGCTAAAGTACGTAAAATGCAGCATGAACTAGTAGAACATTACAGGTTACAGTCAGACAGCTTAGGAGAAGAACCTAACCGCCGTTTACGTATTTACCCAGCCTAA
- a CDS encoding GuaB3 family IMP dehydrogenase-related protein, with the protein MDIIIGRGKTARRAYGIDEIALAPGAGTLDPSLANTTWQLGNITREIPIIASAMDSVVDVKMAAKLSQLGALGVLNLEGIQTRYTDPEPILEKIVSVGKTEFVELMQELYAEPIKEELITQRITEIKDNGGIAAVSLTPAGAQKFAATIKTAAPDLVFLQATVVSTAHLAPDTFIPLDLTEFCQSMPMPVIIGNCVTYEVALNLMEAGAAGILVGIGPGAACTSRGVLGIGVPQATAIADCAAARDKFAHNTGKYVPIIADGGIITGGDICKCIACGADAVMIGSPIARAKEAPGREYHWGMATPSPVLPRGTRINVGTTGTINEILVGPARLDDGTHNLLGALKTSMGTLGAKNLKEMQQVEVVIAPSLLTEGKVYQKAQQLGMGK; encoded by the coding sequence GTGGATATAATAATAGGTCGGGGTAAAACCGCTAGAAGAGCATATGGAATTGATGAAATCGCCCTCGCCCCGGGGGCGGGTACTCTAGATCCAAGTTTAGCAAATACAACCTGGCAACTAGGCAACATCACTAGAGAAATTCCGATTATCGCTAGCGCTATGGATAGCGTAGTTGACGTGAAAATGGCAGCAAAACTATCCCAATTAGGAGCACTAGGAGTTCTAAACCTAGAAGGGATACAAACTCGTTACACAGATCCCGAACCGATTTTAGAGAAGATCGTTTCTGTGGGTAAAACCGAGTTCGTAGAACTAATGCAGGAACTCTACGCAGAACCAATTAAAGAAGAGTTAATTACACAAAGAATCACAGAAATAAAAGATAATGGCGGTATTGCAGCAGTTAGTTTGACTCCTGCAGGAGCGCAAAAATTTGCCGCAACCATTAAAACAGCAGCACCAGACTTAGTCTTCCTTCAAGCTACCGTAGTCTCAACAGCTCATTTAGCGCCAGATACCTTTATACCTCTAGACTTAACAGAATTCTGTCAGTCAATGCCAATGCCTGTAATCATAGGTAACTGTGTAACCTATGAAGTAGCCCTAAATCTCATGGAAGCAGGAGCAGCAGGAATTTTAGTGGGTATAGGACCAGGTGCAGCTTGTACCTCTAGAGGCGTTCTGGGGATCGGTGTTCCTCAAGCAACGGCGATCGCCGACTGTGCAGCAGCTAGAGATAAATTTGCTCACAATACAGGCAAATACGTACCCATCATCGCCGATGGAGGTATTATCACAGGTGGTGATATCTGTAAATGTATCGCCTGTGGAGCAGATGCAGTGATGATTGGTTCTCCCATCGCTAGAGCTAAAGAAGCACCAGGAAGAGAATATCATTGGGGAATGGCAACACCTAGCCCCGTCTTACCCCGAGGAACTCGCATTAACGTCGGGACAACAGGAACAATCAACGAAATCTTAGTCGGTCCTGCTAGACTAGATGACGGAACTCATAATCTTTTGGGTGCTCTTAAAACCAGTATGGGAACACTAGGGGCTAAAAACCTGAAAGAAATGCAACAAGTAGAAGTAGTTATCGCTCCTTCTCTATTAACCGAAGGTAAAGTCTATCAAAAAGCCCAACAATTGGGTATGGGTAAATAA